One window of the Eucalyptus grandis isolate ANBG69807.140 chromosome 8, ASM1654582v1, whole genome shotgun sequence genome contains the following:
- the LOC120286498 gene encoding caffeic acid 3-O-methyltransferase-like, with the protein MSSEKAPVITTSHEDEDILNAFEIPSMAFVSMVLKGVLELGILELLAKCGQLSPLDIAARLSIDNPAAPDILNRMLRLLVSYSILSCTLVEDKGGRPQRLYSLGPRSKNCLKDAVKEGGADPFTRRNGMGLGEDGRRSGRWRRRDPENHTLQEPHIRGINYDLPHVIAAAPPIPGITHVGGDILKAVPKADVHFMKWVLHCGDDEFCVKVLKNCWEALPPTGKVVIVDEVAPEYPETDIVSQTTLLMDLNALRMTGGGKTRTQREFADLARASGFHAPKYVLRVYNLWLFELHKKM; encoded by the exons atgagTTCAGAAAAAGCCCCAGTCATTACAACTTCCcatgaagatgaagacatttTGAATGCCTTTGAGATCCCCTCAATGGCTTTTGTTTCCATGGTCTTGAAAGGCGTCCTTGAGCTGGGGATTCTTGAATTGCTGGCCAAGTGTGGCCAGCTCTCTCCGTTGGACATTGCGGCCCGGCTCTCCATCGACAACCCGGCTGCGCCAGACATTCTCAACCGGATGCTGCGGCTCCTCGTGAGTTACTCCATCTTATCATGCACTCTCGTGGAGGATAAAGGCGGCCGCCCCCAGAGGCTCTACAGCCTTGGGCCTCGGAGCAA GAACTGCCTTAAAGATGCAGTTAAGGAAGGAGGGGCAGATCCTTTCACCCGTAGGAACGGCATGGGCCT AGGCGAAGACGGTCGTCGATCTGGGCGGTGGCGTCGGCGAGACCCTGAAAACCATACTCTCCAAGAACCCCACATCCGCGGCATCAACTATGACTTGCCTCATGTGATCGCAGCTGCTCCTCCCATTCCTG GTATTACTCATGTTGGAGGAGACATTCTAAAGGCCGTCCCTAAAGCAGATGTCCATTTCATGAAg TGGGTTCTTCATTGCGGGGACGATGAGTTCTGCGTGAAGGTGCTCAAGAATTGCTGGGAGGCATTGCCGCCGACGGGGAAAGTGGTGATCGTGGACGAGGTGGCCCCGGAGTATCCTGAGACCGACATTGTCTCACAGACCACGCTCTTGATGGACTTGAACGCCCTGAGGATGACCGGGGGCGGGAAGACCCGGACGCAAAGGGAATTCGCGGACCTTGCCCGCGCCTCGGGATTCCATGCCCCGAAATACGTTCTGCGCGTGTACAACCTATGGTTGTTTGAGCTTCACAAGAAGATGTGA